In the Xiamenia xianingshaonis genome, one interval contains:
- the uvrC gene encoding excinuclease ABC subunit UvrC, whose translation MSEFENKNAEGRTNDGAFANLQREGRRRPALERAVKEFAENPPSAETQAGKIARIKRELESVPTLPGVYLWKDASGAVIYVGKAKQLRARMRQYVNFQDERAKIPLLVDQIASFDYIVVENEHESLVLEKNLINQHAPFFNADFKDDKSYPFIAVMKGCAFPAIKYTREKHKPDTRYFGPYTDSRAARDLVDIARKVVPLCAASCADWRQLNRRLEKDPLALLARDARPCFDAHVGLGPGACCGRITPEAYAANVKRIERFLSGQHREFVEELRADMEAAAAELDFERAGRIKARIDTIQSLTDRQHAVSAHNLDADVIGLFREETIAGVHVFMVREGRIMNSNEFVLNRGKDIPDEDLLHMFLLRYYDATTSIPHEVIVDALPDDVEAMAAWLTEKLGSAHGAKVRFTAPQKGEKAELVSLAQNNAKHTLMRYKVRTNYEDKRINDALLQLESALALDNPPLRIECFDISTIHGSYTVASMVVFTNGKPDKNQYRRFKIKTPLDEANDFLSMQEVMERRYAPERMADERFGSKPDLVILDGGKPQLTAALAMFDRMGVDDIAVCGLAKRDEELFVPWQDTGPVVLPSGSSSLYLVKQVRDEAHRFAITFHRELRGKGMTASILDDVVGMGPVRKKALMKHFKSFRNLKAASLEDIVAARVVPREVAEELYRVLRQYEKENGARAAAREACSAARAQKEES comes from the coding sequence ATGAGCGAGTTTGAGAACAAGAACGCCGAAGGGCGCACGAATGACGGTGCGTTTGCGAACCTGCAGCGCGAGGGCCGCCGCCGGCCTGCTCTCGAACGCGCCGTGAAGGAGTTCGCCGAGAATCCGCCCAGCGCCGAAACGCAGGCTGGAAAGATCGCTCGCATCAAGCGCGAGCTGGAATCGGTGCCGACGCTGCCGGGCGTGTATCTGTGGAAGGACGCGTCGGGGGCCGTCATCTACGTCGGCAAGGCCAAGCAGCTGCGGGCCCGCATGCGCCAGTACGTGAACTTCCAGGACGAACGGGCGAAGATTCCGCTTCTCGTGGACCAGATCGCCTCGTTCGACTACATCGTCGTGGAAAACGAGCACGAATCGCTCGTGTTGGAAAAAAACCTCATCAACCAGCACGCCCCGTTTTTCAACGCCGACTTCAAAGACGACAAGTCCTATCCGTTCATCGCCGTCATGAAGGGCTGCGCGTTTCCGGCCATCAAGTACACCCGCGAAAAGCACAAGCCCGACACGCGCTACTTCGGGCCTTACACTGACAGCCGTGCGGCTCGCGACCTGGTCGACATCGCCCGGAAGGTCGTGCCGCTGTGCGCGGCCAGCTGCGCCGACTGGCGCCAGCTGAACCGCCGGCTCGAGAAAGACCCGCTTGCCCTGCTCGCCCGCGACGCCCGCCCGTGCTTCGACGCGCACGTAGGGCTCGGGCCGGGGGCCTGCTGCGGGCGCATCACGCCGGAAGCGTACGCGGCCAACGTCAAACGCATCGAGCGCTTCTTGTCGGGCCAGCATCGCGAATTCGTCGAAGAGCTGCGCGCCGACATGGAAGCGGCCGCCGCAGAGCTCGACTTCGAGCGGGCGGGCCGCATCAAGGCCCGCATCGACACCATCCAATCGCTCACCGACCGCCAGCACGCCGTGAGCGCCCACAACCTCGACGCCGACGTCATCGGCCTGTTCCGCGAAGAAACCATCGCCGGCGTGCACGTGTTCATGGTGCGCGAGGGCCGCATCATGAACTCCAACGAATTCGTGCTGAACCGCGGCAAGGACATTCCCGACGAGGACCTGCTCCACATGTTCTTGCTGCGCTACTACGACGCCACCACGTCCATCCCGCACGAGGTCATCGTCGACGCGCTGCCCGACGACGTCGAGGCCATGGCCGCGTGGCTCACCGAAAAGCTCGGCAGCGCCCACGGCGCAAAGGTGCGCTTCACGGCGCCGCAAAAAGGGGAGAAGGCCGAACTGGTCTCCCTGGCGCAGAACAACGCCAAGCACACGCTCATGCGCTACAAGGTGCGCACGAACTACGAAGACAAACGCATCAACGATGCGCTTTTGCAGCTGGAAAGCGCTCTTGCGCTTGACAATCCGCCCCTGCGCATCGAATGCTTCGACATCTCCACCATCCACGGCTCGTACACCGTGGCTTCCATGGTCGTGTTCACCAACGGCAAGCCCGACAAAAACCAGTATCGCCGGTTCAAGATAAAAACGCCGCTTGACGAGGCGAACGACTTTCTGTCCATGCAGGAAGTGATGGAGCGCCGCTACGCGCCGGAGCGCATGGCCGACGAGCGCTTTGGGTCCAAGCCGGACCTTGTCATCTTGGACGGCGGCAAGCCCCAGCTGACGGCGGCGCTTGCCATGTTCGACCGCATGGGCGTCGACGACATCGCCGTCTGCGGGCTGGCCAAGCGCGACGAAGAGCTGTTCGTGCCGTGGCAGGACACCGGCCCGGTCGTGCTGCCAAGCGGCTCGTCATCGCTTTACCTGGTCAAACAAGTGCGCGACGAGGCGCACCGCTTCGCCATCACGTTCCATCGCGAACTGCGCGGCAAGGGCATGACGGCGTCCATACTCGACGACGTGGTCGGCATGGGCCCGGTGCGCAAAAAAGCGCTCATGAAGCATTTCAAATCGTTTCGGAACTTGAAGGCCGCATCGCTGGAAGACATCGTTGCGGCCCGCGTCGTTCCGCGCGAAGTGGCCGAAGAACTCTACCGCGTGTTGCGCCAATACGAAAAGGAAAACGGCGCCAGGGCCGCTGCCCGCGAGGCGTGCAGCGCCGCGCGGGCGCAGAAGGAGGAATCATGA
- the rapZ gene encoding RNase adapter RapZ — MTHHTQDQTAEGGLNPMPELVVLTGMSGAGRTEAMHVFEDLGYFCVDNLPVNLIDDLLALDGFPGQSEGQRRIAVVVDARNMGFFRDVGDEIAHFEEVGLTYRIIFLDASDEKLVARYKASRRRHPLCGDGASVIQGIERERDMLCQLRDNADHVIDTTDMLPQELRREVQGLFDDREGRRELSVTVYSFGFKHGAPVDADLVMDVRFLPNPYYDPKLRSYTGLDAPVRDYVLYRPETEEFLKRWRALLDCVMPGYVAEGKQQLAIGVGCTGGQHRSVALAEATGDYLKSRGYRVSTAHRDLKLAEGSDGRLVADDEAEREGAEGARGAGAPTKAEG, encoded by the coding sequence ATGACGCACCATACGCAAGACCAAACGGCAGAAGGCGGGCTGAACCCCATGCCGGAGCTCGTGGTCCTCACGGGCATGAGCGGCGCGGGCCGTACCGAGGCCATGCACGTTTTTGAAGACCTCGGATACTTCTGCGTCGACAATCTGCCGGTGAACCTTATCGACGACCTGCTGGCGCTTGACGGCTTTCCAGGGCAGTCGGAAGGCCAGCGCCGCATCGCCGTCGTGGTCGACGCCCGCAACATGGGCTTTTTCCGGGACGTCGGCGACGAGATCGCCCATTTCGAGGAAGTGGGGTTGACCTACCGCATCATCTTTCTCGACGCGTCCGACGAAAAGCTCGTGGCGCGCTACAAGGCGAGCCGGCGCCGCCATCCGCTTTGCGGCGACGGGGCGTCGGTCATCCAGGGCATAGAGCGCGAGCGCGACATGCTCTGCCAGCTGCGCGACAACGCCGACCACGTCATCGACACCACCGACATGCTGCCCCAAGAGCTGCGCCGCGAGGTGCAAGGCCTGTTCGACGATCGCGAAGGCCGCAGGGAGCTGTCGGTCACCGTGTACTCGTTCGGGTTCAAGCACGGCGCTCCGGTCGACGCCGACCTGGTCATGGACGTGCGCTTTCTGCCGAATCCCTATTACGACCCCAAGCTGCGCTCGTATACCGGCTTGGATGCGCCGGTGCGCGACTACGTGCTGTACCGCCCCGAGACCGAAGAGTTCCTGAAGCGGTGGCGCGCGCTGCTCGACTGCGTGATGCCGGGCTACGTCGCGGAGGGCAAGCAGCAGCTGGCCATCGGGGTCGGCTGCACGGGCGGCCAACATCGTAGCGTCGCGCTTGCTGAAGCCACGGGCGACTACTTGAAGTCGCGGGGCTACCGCGTGTCTACGGCGCACCGCGACTTGAAGCTTGCCGAGGGCAGCGACGGGCGCCTTGTGGCCGACGACGAGGCCGAACGGGAAGGCGCCGAGGGCGCGCGCGGCGCCGGCGCGCCGACGAAGGCCGAAGGGTGA
- a CDS encoding gluconeogenesis factor YvcK family protein, with translation MTALAAFTQDSSQTAAFRPLADAEAVVAPSENVKAVVIGGGTGAPVSIRTLLSMGLETSAVVAMADDGGSTGILRQEADVTPPGDVRKCIAAMAADPTDPLTKAFKYRFAFARNHTLGNLMLSALEDATHSFPEAIAICEDLLRARGHVYPSTLNLVSLVARTRDGRYLEGQAVACHSRTALERVKLRACEPIIPYGPALQAIREADLIVLGPGSLFTSIIPNLLVPGVVDAIRASRGVTLFVCSLADMQGETWGLTAREHVEALMDHGMAGLLDYVLIHSKEPLKPDSLATGLFSAVTGNDPEHTSLSSMTDLEMSGRVRPVRVTYQDVKQLQDEGPVVVTRDLVDPLHPTWHNPVALREAFQGVMRLCRSRQK, from the coding sequence ATGACCGCGCTCGCAGCGTTTACCCAAGACTCGTCGCAGACGGCGGCGTTTCGACCCCTGGCAGACGCCGAGGCCGTCGTGGCCCCGAGCGAGAACGTCAAGGCGGTCGTCATCGGTGGCGGCACCGGCGCCCCGGTTTCCATTCGCACGCTTTTGTCCATGGGTCTGGAAACGAGCGCCGTGGTGGCCATGGCCGATGACGGCGGCTCGACGGGCATCCTGCGCCAAGAGGCCGACGTCACGCCTCCGGGCGACGTTCGCAAGTGCATCGCCGCGATGGCGGCCGATCCGACGGATCCACTCACGAAGGCGTTCAAGTACCGCTTCGCCTTCGCCCGCAACCACACGCTCGGCAACCTCATGCTCTCGGCGCTCGAAGACGCCACGCATTCTTTCCCCGAAGCCATCGCCATCTGCGAAGATTTGCTGCGCGCACGGGGGCACGTCTACCCCTCGACGCTCAACCTCGTCTCGCTGGTGGCCCGCACCCGCGACGGGCGCTACCTTGAAGGCCAGGCCGTCGCATGCCATTCCCGCACGGCGCTCGAACGCGTGAAGCTGCGGGCGTGCGAGCCCATCATCCCGTACGGGCCGGCGCTGCAGGCCATACGGGAGGCCGATCTCATCGTGCTTGGGCCGGGGTCGCTGTTCACGTCCATCATCCCGAATCTGCTCGTTCCCGGCGTCGTCGACGCCATTCGCGCCTCGCGCGGCGTCACGCTGTTCGTTTGCTCGCTTGCCGACATGCAGGGCGAAACGTGGGGGCTGACGGCCAGAGAGCACGTCGAAGCGCTCATGGACCACGGCATGGCCGGGCTGCTCGATTACGTGCTCATCCATTCCAAAGAGCCGCTCAAGCCCGACAGCCTGGCAACGGGCCTGTTCAGCGCCGTGACGGGCAACGACCCGGAGCACACGTCGCTCTCTTCCATGACCGATCTGGAAATGTCGGGGCGCGTGCGGCCGGTGAGGGTCACCTACCAGGACGTGAAGCAGCTGCAAGACGAAGGGCCGGTCGTGGTGACGCGCGACCTTGTCGACCCTCTTCATCCCACGTGGCACAACCCGGTCGCGCTGCGCGAGGCGTTCCAAGGAGTGATGCGGCTATGTCGTTCACGGCAGAAGTGA
- the whiA gene encoding DNA-binding protein WhiA: MSFTAEVKDELTRVEPVCTHCLQATLAALVRTEGTLFKSGQDSYRVEIATDTPSVARLVIRSLHELYGLKTALTMRRSVLHKTPNYLIEVPMQPGLRGVLEDMGVLNDRGGLYLGIPDKLVAKECCSAAYLRGAFLGGGFVSDPRGDFHFEITLENEALAQGLVDLMARKGIKARIMRRRSSHMVYLKSGTAILEFLAFVGAHQGALAMEEARVVKSVRNDVNRQINAEYANQAKTVNASMDQLSAIKTVVAAYGMENLPPALQEFIELRMKHPSATLKELGDLATPPLSKSAVYHRVRRIESMAADVK; this comes from the coding sequence ATGTCGTTCACGGCAGAAGTGAAAGACGAGCTCACGCGCGTCGAGCCGGTGTGCACGCACTGCCTGCAGGCCACGTTGGCGGCGCTCGTCCGCACGGAAGGCACGCTGTTCAAAAGCGGCCAGGACAGCTATCGCGTGGAGATCGCCACCGACACGCCGTCGGTCGCCCGCCTCGTCATACGCTCGCTGCACGAGCTCTACGGCCTGAAAACCGCGCTCACCATGCGCCGCAGCGTGCTGCACAAGACGCCGAACTACCTCATCGAAGTGCCGATGCAGCCCGGGCTGCGCGGCGTGCTGGAAGACATGGGCGTGCTTAACGACCGCGGCGGCCTTTATCTGGGCATTCCCGACAAGCTTGTCGCAAAGGAGTGCTGCAGCGCGGCGTATCTGCGCGGGGCGTTCCTCGGCGGCGGGTTCGTGTCCGATCCGCGCGGGGACTTTCACTTCGAGATCACGCTCGAAAACGAGGCGCTGGCCCAGGGGCTCGTTGACCTCATGGCCCGCAAGGGCATCAAGGCCCGTATCATGCGTCGGCGCAGCTCGCACATGGTCTACCTGAAAAGCGGCACCGCCATCTTGGAGTTCTTGGCGTTCGTCGGCGCCCATCAAGGGGCGCTCGCCATGGAAGAGGCCCGCGTGGTCAAAAGCGTGCGCAACGACGTGAACCGCCAGATCAACGCGGAATACGCGAACCAGGCGAAAACCGTCAACGCGTCGATGGACCAGCTTTCCGCCATCAAGACGGTCGTTGCGGCCTATGGCATGGAAAACCTGCCCCCGGCGCTGCAAGAGTTCATCGAGCTGCGCATGAAGCATCCCAGCGCCACGCTGAAAGAACTGGGAGACCTGGCCACGCCGCCGCTGTCGAAGTCGGCGGTGTACCACCGCGTCCGCCGCATCGAATCGATGGCCGCCGACGTGAAGTAG
- the rpmB gene encoding 50S ribosomal protein L28: MSKVCEVCGKHPVAGRSISHSHRVTNRWFKPNIQRITIRDKKGRVRKANVCTKCMKAGKVERA; this comes from the coding sequence ATGTCTAAAGTATGTGAAGTGTGCGGCAAGCATCCGGTGGCCGGTCGAAGCATCAGCCACTCGCATCGTGTGACCAACCGTTGGTTCAAGCCCAACATCCAGCGCATCACCATCCGCGACAAGAAGGGTCGCGTGCGCAAGGCGAACGTGTGCACGAAGTGCATGAAGGCCGGCAAGGTGGAACGCGCCTAG
- a CDS encoding Asp23/Gls24 family envelope stress response protein, with translation MNDTIPGNLHVANDVLADIVGNAAMECYGVVGMAAPTAADGIAKILPASRLRRGVVVNATDVGIHVELYVIIEYGTNINTVSQNLIDQVTFALSEYARVPIDGVEVHVQGVKIRK, from the coding sequence ATGAACGACACTATACCAGGCAACCTTCATGTGGCAAACGACGTGCTTGCCGATATTGTCGGCAATGCCGCTATGGAATGCTACGGCGTCGTCGGCATGGCCGCTCCCACGGCCGCAGACGGCATCGCGAAGATCCTTCCTGCGTCGCGCCTGCGCCGCGGGGTCGTCGTCAATGCGACCGACGTCGGCATCCATGTCGAGCTGTACGTCATCATCGAATACGGCACCAACATCAACACCGTTTCTCAAAACCTCATCGACCAGGTCACGTTCGCGCTCAGCGAATACGCGCGCGTTCCCATCGACGGCGTCGAGGTCCACGTGCAAGGCGTGAAGATCCGCAAGTAA
- a CDS encoding DAK2 domain-containing protein, protein MSQSYSSNAIMNAIAAAAKALGERKDEVNRLNVFPVPDGDTGTNMSLTLETVVENLAALPIGATGADIRRAITTGALMGARGNSGVITSQILRGLCEGSANHHALDTAFLDAAFAKAQDVAFHAVRKPVRGTILTVLEDCAAAAKTARKKKLDTEEALDLIVDEAYASVQRTPDYLPVLKENGVVDAGGFGLAILFDAFAAALTGREGVLTDELAVARTSVPKVEIEQINDWEGSQYRYCTEFLVHAAELDEDAARDFLPTMGDCDLLVGCTPNYKVHVHSNRPDQVLAYFLTHDAQISEVHIHNMQLQSAARSESIAAEQAASSKPFGFVAVAAGEGNKKILESLGVDVVVSGGQTMNPSTKELLDAVEQVAADAVIILPNNKNIVMAAQSACELSENPCGVVPTTSVPEAFTAMFGFDEAASLEDNVEAMTEAFEDVRTGEVTVAIKDSKDAHDNPIREGDVIGIVVGSIEAVGASVEDVTLALVGAMDADEADTCTLLAGEDLDDEAFAQIIARIEEAYPDLEIDEHRGEQPLYPLVLSLE, encoded by the coding sequence ATGTCCCAATCCTATTCCAGCAATGCGATCATGAACGCCATTGCTGCAGCCGCAAAGGCGCTCGGCGAACGAAAAGACGAAGTCAACCGCCTCAACGTCTTCCCGGTTCCTGACGGCGACACGGGCACCAACATGTCGCTCACGCTTGAGACCGTGGTTGAGAACCTGGCCGCGCTGCCCATCGGCGCCACGGGTGCCGACATTCGCCGCGCCATCACCACCGGCGCGCTCATGGGCGCCCGCGGCAATTCCGGCGTCATCACGTCGCAGATCCTGCGCGGCCTGTGCGAGGGGTCGGCCAACCACCATGCGCTTGACACCGCGTTTTTGGACGCGGCCTTCGCCAAGGCCCAAGACGTCGCCTTCCATGCCGTGCGCAAGCCGGTCCGCGGCACCATCCTCACCGTGCTGGAGGACTGCGCCGCCGCCGCCAAGACGGCCCGCAAAAAGAAGCTCGACACCGAAGAGGCGCTCGACCTCATCGTTGACGAGGCCTACGCGTCGGTGCAGCGCACGCCGGACTACCTGCCGGTGCTGAAGGAAAACGGCGTCGTGGACGCGGGCGGCTTCGGCCTGGCCATCCTCTTCGACGCGTTCGCCGCCGCGCTCACCGGGCGCGAAGGCGTGCTCACCGACGAGCTTGCCGTCGCCCGCACGTCGGTGCCGAAGGTCGAGATCGAGCAGATCAACGACTGGGAAGGATCCCAGTACCGCTACTGCACCGAATTCCTCGTGCATGCCGCCGAGCTGGACGAAGACGCCGCGCGCGACTTCTTGCCCACGATGGGCGACTGCGACCTGCTGGTCGGCTGCACGCCGAACTACAAGGTGCACGTGCATTCCAACCGTCCCGACCAGGTGCTCGCGTACTTTTTGACGCACGACGCGCAGATCTCCGAGGTCCATATCCACAACATGCAGCTGCAAAGCGCCGCCCGCAGCGAATCGATCGCGGCCGAACAGGCGGCATCGTCCAAGCCGTTCGGGTTCGTGGCCGTGGCGGCGGGCGAGGGCAACAAGAAGATCCTCGAAAGCCTGGGAGTCGACGTGGTCGTGTCCGGCGGCCAGACGATGAACCCCTCCACGAAGGAGCTGCTTGATGCGGTCGAACAGGTTGCCGCCGACGCCGTCATCATCTTGCCGAACAACAAAAACATCGTCATGGCCGCCCAAAGCGCCTGCGAGCTGTCCGAGAACCCGTGCGGCGTCGTGCCGACCACCAGCGTGCCGGAAGCGTTCACGGCCATGTTCGGCTTCGACGAGGCGGCTTCGCTCGAAGACAACGTGGAAGCCATGACCGAGGCGTTCGAAGACGTGCGCACGGGGGAAGTGACCGTGGCCATCAAGGACTCGAAGGACGCCCACGACAACCCCATCCGCGAAGGCGACGTGATCGGCATCGTGGTCGGGTCCATCGAGGCCGTCGGGGCGTCGGTGGAAGACGTGACGCTCGCGCTCGTCGGCGCCATGGACGCCGATGAGGCCGACACCTGCACGCTGCTTGCCGGCGAAGACCTTGACGACGAGGCGTTTGCGCAGATCATCGCCCGCATCGAAGAGGCCTATCCCGACCTGGAGATCGACGAGCACCGTGGCGAGCAGCCGCTGTACCCGCTCGTGCTGTCCTTGGAATAG
- a CDS encoding ATP-dependent DNA helicase RecG translates to MLEADRIADTLALDEPVGRVRMVSPGRAKALDAMGIRTVRDLVTHVPRRHLDLTNVQTAASCPLGQLCTVVGVVHKAQLKRPRPRLALVEITLVDATGTLMVTMFQQPWLMDKLEQGMRIAVSGKVEFNYGFKRMTNPFLEVLEPDQDAQGRVIAVHPATEKLSATMVRRLVGNALEACAGLLDPLPTALRTRYRLMSRMTALRCLHFAHDMDEVREAKRRLAYEEVLLLELALMTEGLKRTAGRRPCAHVVDGPALRALDAAVPFTLTAEQQKAREEILSRLAAPEAANHLLLGDVGTGKTVVAAYALAAAADTGGQAMLMAPTEVLARQHGKTLGPLLDAANVSWAVLTGSTPAAERDAIQAGLADGSLSVLVGTHALLEDDVVPKRLTLAVIDEQQRFGVDQRARLLDKGEAPDALYLTATPIPRSLALAVYGNLTLSYLKARPNRGAVRTTHLHRKADRGRAYDAAKEALKRGEQVYVVCPLIEEAPEKKDAKRSGGLQDNDVYAFDRVVIESDEDFAGADVSAATKQAAYLQSTVFADWDVALLHGRMKPAEKQEVMDRFARNESQVLVATTVIEVGVDVPNATVMIVEDADRFGLSQLHQLRGRVGRGALDAQVHLVAATKDAEALKRLSALERTDDGFELAEFDLSLRREGDILGNRQHGASALKLVNIVRDRNVIEAAHRDAEDLLARDPMLDQPEHRALAREMRLLFSSAADIQGG, encoded by the coding sequence ATGCTCGAGGCAGATCGCATAGCAGACACGCTCGCGCTCGACGAACCCGTCGGGCGCGTTCGCATGGTAAGCCCCGGGCGGGCGAAGGCGCTCGACGCCATGGGCATCCGCACGGTGCGCGACCTGGTCACGCACGTGCCGCGCCGCCACTTGGACCTCACGAACGTGCAGACGGCAGCGTCGTGCCCGCTGGGGCAGCTTTGCACCGTGGTCGGCGTCGTCCACAAGGCGCAGCTCAAGCGCCCGCGCCCGCGGCTCGCGCTCGTGGAGATCACGCTTGTGGACGCGACGGGGACCCTTATGGTCACGATGTTCCAGCAGCCCTGGCTCATGGACAAGCTCGAGCAGGGCATGCGCATCGCCGTGTCGGGAAAGGTCGAGTTCAACTACGGGTTCAAGCGCATGACGAACCCGTTTTTGGAGGTGCTGGAGCCCGACCAGGACGCCCAGGGGCGCGTGATTGCCGTCCATCCGGCCACTGAAAAGCTCAGCGCGACCATGGTGCGGCGCCTTGTCGGCAACGCGTTGGAGGCGTGCGCGGGCCTGCTCGATCCGTTGCCGACGGCGCTGCGGACGCGCTATCGGCTGATGAGCCGCATGACGGCGCTGCGCTGCCTGCATTTCGCCCACGACATGGACGAGGTGCGCGAGGCGAAGCGTCGGCTCGCCTACGAAGAGGTGCTGCTGCTTGAGCTGGCGCTCATGACCGAAGGGCTCAAGCGCACCGCCGGCAGGCGCCCTTGCGCCCACGTCGTCGACGGGCCGGCGCTGCGGGCGCTCGATGCGGCCGTGCCCTTCACGCTGACCGCCGAGCAGCAGAAGGCGCGCGAAGAAATCCTCTCGCGTCTGGCGGCGCCCGAGGCGGCGAACCACCTGCTGCTCGGAGACGTCGGCACGGGCAAGACCGTCGTGGCGGCCTATGCGCTGGCCGCGGCGGCCGACACCGGCGGGCAGGCGATGCTCATGGCGCCGACCGAAGTGCTCGCCCGTCAGCACGGCAAGACGCTCGGGCCGCTGCTCGACGCCGCGAACGTCAGCTGGGCGGTGCTCACCGGCTCGACCCCGGCTGCCGAGCGAGACGCCATACAGGCGGGGCTCGCCGACGGGTCGCTTTCGGTGCTCGTCGGCACGCATGCGCTGCTTGAAGACGATGTGGTGCCGAAGCGCCTCACGCTTGCGGTCATCGACGAGCAGCAGCGCTTCGGCGTCGACCAGCGGGCGCGCCTGCTCGACAAGGGCGAGGCGCCCGACGCGCTCTATCTCACGGCGACGCCCATTCCGCGCTCGCTTGCGCTGGCGGTGTACGGCAACCTCACGCTGTCTTATTTGAAGGCCCGCCCGAACCGCGGCGCCGTGCGCACGACGCACCTGCACCGAAAAGCCGACCGCGGGCGCGCCTACGACGCCGCGAAAGAGGCGCTCAAGCGCGGCGAGCAGGTCTATGTGGTCTGCCCGCTCATCGAAGAGGCTCCCGAGAAGAAGGACGCGAAACGGTCTGGCGGCTTGCAGGACAACGACGTCTATGCGTTCGACCGGGTGGTCATCGAAAGCGACGAGGACTTCGCCGGCGCCGACGTGTCGGCGGCCACGAAGCAGGCGGCCTACTTGCAGTCGACCGTGTTCGCCGACTGGGACGTGGCGCTTTTGCACGGGCGCATGAAGCCGGCCGAAAAACAGGAGGTCATGGACCGTTTTGCGCGCAACGAATCGCAGGTGCTCGTGGCCACGACCGTCATCGAAGTAGGCGTGGACGTGCCCAACGCCACGGTCATGATCGTGGAAGACGCGGACCGTTTCGGGCTCTCGCAGCTCCACCAGCTGCGCGGTCGCGTCGGGCGCGGTGCCCTGGACGCCCAGGTGCATCTCGTGGCGGCGACGAAGGACGCCGAAGCGCTCAAGCGATTGTCTGCCCTTGAGCGCACCGACGACGGCTTCGAGCTGGCGGAGTTCGATTTGTCGCTGCGCCGCGAAGGCGACATCCTGGGCAACCGCCAGCACGGAGCGTCGGCGTTGAAGCTCGTCAACATCGTGCGCGACCGCAACGTCATCGAGGCGGCCCACCGCGACGCCGAGGACCTGCTTGCCCGCGATCCAATGCTTGACCAGCCCGAACATCGGGCGCTTGCCCGGGAGATGCGCCTGCTCTTCTCGTCGGCGGCCGACATCCAAGGAGGGTGA
- the rsmD gene encoding 16S rRNA (guanine(966)-N(2))-methyltransferase RsmD, giving the protein MRIVAGTWRGRTVFAPAGDATRPTTDRVRESLMSTLFSLRGGFDGAHVLDAFAGSGALGFEALSRGAADAAFYDVDPAAVAAMKKTAASLGASPHVARISRGDVLQGAADRPAHPYDLVFLDPPYRFAAADVLSFVASLREGGALDEDAVVVYEHDAKDQRFVDDAASAAGLVVARSRKYRDTVIDVMRPAGPDAARSDGGDAPRAGSESEPS; this is encoded by the coding sequence ATGCGAATCGTTGCCGGAACCTGGCGCGGCCGAACCGTGTTCGCGCCTGCGGGCGACGCCACGCGCCCGACGACCGACCGCGTGCGCGAATCGCTCATGAGCACGCTGTTCAGCCTGCGCGGCGGCTTTGACGGGGCGCACGTCTTGGACGCGTTCGCCGGAAGCGGGGCGCTCGGCTTCGAAGCGCTCAGCCGAGGCGCGGCCGACGCGGCGTTTTACGACGTGGACCCGGCCGCCGTGGCCGCCATGAAAAAGACGGCCGCTTCGCTCGGCGCAAGCCCGCATGTGGCCCGCATAAGCCGCGGCGACGTGCTGCAAGGCGCGGCCGACCGGCCTGCGCACCCGTACGACCTCGTCTTTCTCGATCCGCCGTACCGCTTTGCAGCTGCCGACGTCCTCTCTTTCGTCGCGAGCCTGCGCGAAGGCGGGGCTTTGGACGAGGACGCCGTCGTCGTCTACGAACATGATGCAAAAGATCAACGTTTTGTCGACGACGCGGCAAGCGCCGCCGGATTGGTTGTTGCGCGCTCGCGCAAGTACCGTGATACTGTCATAGACGTCATGCGTCCGGCCGGCCCGGACGCTGCAAGAAGCGATGGCGGCGATGCGCCGCGAGCCGGTTCAGAAAGCGAGCCTTCATGA
- the coaD gene encoding pantetheine-phosphate adenylyltransferase: MKRALTPGTFDPITSGHLDIITRAAALVDEVVVAVAASQRKKPLFSLEERVELARQSTKHLPNVRVEPFDGLLVDFASRMEATVVVKGLRAITDFEYEFQMTALNYELDREIETIFIMSPPQHMYLSSSIVREIASLGGDVDQFVTPCVSKALQAKFAK, encoded by the coding sequence ATGAAACGTGCGCTGACTCCGGGGACGTTCGATCCCATCACGAGCGGACACCTTGACATCATCACCCGCGCTGCGGCCCTTGTGGACGAGGTCGTCGTGGCCGTGGCCGCCTCCCAGCGGAAAAAGCCGCTCTTCTCGCTGGAAGAGCGCGTCGAGCTGGCGCGGCAGTCCACGAAGCACTTGCCCAACGTGCGCGTCGAGCCGTTCGACGGGCTGCTCGTCGACTTCGCGAGCCGCATGGAGGCGACTGTCGTGGTCAAAGGCCTGCGGGCCATCACCGACTTCGAGTACGAGTTCCAGATGACGGCGCTGAATTACGAGCTCGACAGGGAAATCGAGACGATCTTCATCATGTCGCCGCCGCAGCACATGTACCTGTCGTCGTCGATCGTGCGCGAAATCGCCAGCTTGGGAGGCGACGTCGACCAGTTCGTCACGCCATGCGTATCAAAAGCGTTGCAAGCGAAGTTCGCGAAATAG